ACACGATGACACGTTTCGCCCAGATGGCGACCGCCGGCTCATGCGTAACGACAACGATGGTCCTTTGTTGTTCCGTACACAGTTCGCTGAGTATCTGACAAATCCCCTTCCCTGTCGTCGTATCGAGACTACCAGTGGGTTCGTCTGCGAGTACGATTGCTGGATCGGTGATTAAAGCCCGCGCGATGGCAACGCGTTGCTGCTCCCCACCACTGAGAGCATCGGGACGATGCTTCCGCCGAGCTGCAATTCCTAATCGATCGAGAAGCTTATCCAGCGACTCCTTTACATCGCCTGTACGTCCACTCGCAAAGAGTGGGAGCGTGATGTTGTCTTCGGCAGTAAGCGTTGGGATCAAGTTGAACGACTGAAACACAAGTCCGATCTTTTCGCGGCGAAAGTGCGTCAACCTGCCATCGTTCATCTGGGAAATGTCTTGTCCATCAACCAGAATCTCCCCTTCGTCACAGCGTGTCAGTCCAGCCATCAGATGCATGAGCGTGCTCTTTCCAGAACCGCTTGGCCCCATCACGGCCACAAATGAACCTCGCTGAATTTCCAGGCTGACATTCTTGAGGGCCTCGACAACGTGATCTCCCTGATGAAAGAGCTTCGTCAGATTCCGAGCAGAAAGTGGAATAACCCCATCTGTATCCATGTCATTCACCCAAATTACGTTTGCCAAACACCTAATGTTCCAACGGGACCGAGGTGCGATCTGTGCGTAGCGGGAAGCGAACGGTCAGTAAGAAGAACAGACCATCCGAAACAATCGCTCAGTGGCTGAGCCAAGCTAGAAGAGGTGGCTTGGGCATTGCTGTGAGAATCACTATCGATATAGATGCAACCATATCGGCTCACTTTGCGTTTTGCAAGATAGCCGTTAGCTAATTAACAAAGTAATTCCAACAACCAATGTTCTTTACACAATAATTCTCAATACACTTGCTACACTAAGTCGCAAAAGTCGACACGCGTGTCGTCCAAACAGACACATCACACTTTGCCCTGGTGCGTAGCGATCCGCTAATAATCTAATTTTTACAAGGATTATAACACAGTCAAAGTCGTCCAATCATCGGGAACAGCAATTGCTTCTGAGGAATTGATCCCACTTGGTGACCGTCAGTCATCTCAAATAAGACAACTATAGGCAGCCGATAAAAACCACCTATCAGGGTTGTTGCGGTAAATTTGAAAAGCAGTATCATTCTCACTATTGATACAACATATCAATTACACACACTTCACTTATTGAGACTAGCCAGGTTCCGGTCAGTCCGACCTCCCGCCACGTCCATTTAGTTACTTCATGTAATTTTCGGAAACAGTTGCTTCATGCGAACTGTTCGGGAGGACAAAAAGATGAGACGCGGCGCGGGATTTACGTTGGTTGAGTTGCTTGTAGTCATTGCCATCATTGGCATTCTTATCGCCTTGCTGTTACCAGCAGTGCAGCAGGCACGCGAAGCAGCCCGGCGAATGTCATGCACCAATAATCTGAAACAGCTCGGATTGGCGACACACAACTACGCCGATACGTATGCCCAGGTGTTTCCAAACGCTGGATTCTCTGATCCTCGCGGTTATCCAAATGACTATTCACCGTTGGCGAAGATCCTTCCTTACATCGAACAAGAAAATCTCCAAGACCTAATTGACTTCAGTTTCTACCTGGGCCATCCGCGGTTTGGTCTTCCGGTCGAGGTTCACAATATCGTGAAGTATCCAGTCGACACGCTTCTCTGCCCCAGCGCTCCGGGAGAAGCCGTCCACCTAACCACCTCCGGAAGTGACACGATCGAAGTGGCTGGTGCCAACTATGGCATCAACGCCGGCAACGGCCTAGATTACGCGAGCGACAAAAACGTGTTTCACCCATCGTTCGCCGCAAACAATGGCTTGTGCTGGGTGGATGCGAAAGTGAAATTTGCCTCGATTACCGACGGCACGACCAATACTGTTCTTTGGTCCGAGTCGCCGATTGGTCCCGGTGACGACCCCGCTAGCGCAACCCCGCTTCAAGACCCACGCCTTTACCGTGCTTCGATTGATACTGATATTCTCAGCTATGGGCAGTCGGCCAACGCTGGCGGCATCGACTCGGTGTCGAGTAATATTACCGGTTGGCAAGGCCGACGTTTCTTCAGTTGGCTACGGGGCTGCGATCCTTCCGGACCGCTTCTGTGCGGATTGCTTTCCCCGAATAACTCGGCCCCAGACCCGACCGGTGGTTCTGCCAAGGCGAATGCGGCACGTAGCTTTCATACCGGCGGGGTAAACGTCTGCCTGGCCGACGGTAGTGTGCGATTCATCCCCGACACGATCAACATCGACACCTGGCATGCCCTCTGGTCGCGCGACGGGGGAGAAGTTGTTTCCGGTTTGTAGTCACCGGACGCTCGACTGAATCGCAAAGCATCTTGCCATAATCGAGGTCCAATGCGCCCAGGCGGCACGGTAGAATCAATTGCCCCCTGGGCCAAGACAATGCATTCAGAAAAACCCACACCTACTCAACAAACGAGCCAACAGAAGAAGCGCCGAGCATTCTGGATGCGTCAAATGATCCAGTGGCACTGGATTAGTTCGGCGATATGTCTCGTTGGGATGCTGCTGTTTACGATCACTGGCATCACGCTCAATCATCCGACCGAGATCACCGTTGAACCCGAAATTACGAACCTTTCAGCGGAACTTCCCGAGAACCTGGTTAAATCGCTCAAGAGCATGCCTATCGCCGGCGATGATCCCCTGCCTGCCCAGCTTTCGCAGTGGTTAGGCAAGCAGTTCAAAAGATCAATTGGTTCACGACCGGCGGAATGGTCCGAGGAAGAAATCTACTTGTCGATGCAGGGCCCCGGCTCGGATGCCTGGCTGGCGATTGATCGAACAAGTGGCTTCGTCGAGTACGAACATACCAATCGAGGATGGATTTCTTACTTCAACGACTTGCACAAGGGACGTAACACCGGTGTGACTTGGAAGTGGTTCATCGATGTGTTTGCGATCGCCACGCTCGTTTTTTGCATTACTGGATTGTTCTTGCTGTACTTCCATGCTCGTCATCGTCGGATGACCTGGCCGCTGGTGACGCTCGGCCTGATCATACCCTTGCTATTAGCGATGCTGCTAATCCATTAACAAGCTCTGAAACCTCCCTCAGGAGTTACCACCTATGCTGAGCAAACGGCCTCTTATCCTCTTCGTACTAAGTCTGTCACTCCTTGTCCTACAACCGGTTTACGCGGCTGAGATGATGGTAAGCGTCGAGATCCCAAGACTGAAAGTATCAGAGTATCACCGTCCCTACGTCGCGGTGTGGATTCAAGACGAGAATCGCAAGGTCGCCGCAAACCTGGCCGTCTGGTACCAGATGGATTCACCTGGTGATGAAGTCGGCACAAAATGGTTGCCTGATCTTCGTCAGTGGTGGCGAAGAACAGGCCGAAGCCTTGATCTTCCGGTCGACGGCGTCAGCGGAGCAACTCGACCAGCTGGTACGCACGACTTGGAGTTTTCCAAATCAGACAAGCAGCTTTCCAAATTGAAGCCTGGAAAGTACACGCTCATTGTCGAGGCCGCTCGCGAAGTTGGAGGGCGAGAATTGCTTGAGATTCCTTTCAATTGGCCGGCCGAGAAGCCTTTCCAAGATGAAGTGCGGGGTAAGGAAGAGCTCGGCAAGGTTAGCTTGACGATCCAACCATAACCCGGCGGTGAATAGCTCGAAGAGCGTTTTGTCATTTCAACATCGATGTCTCGATTACTTTCCCTCACTGGAGATTCCTATGCTTCGTTCTTTCTTTCCAGCGATCGCGATCTTGGTTTGCCTTCCGCTTTCGGCATTTGCTCACAAGGTCTGGCTGCTCCCTTCGCAAACTGTCCTTTCTGGTACCGAACCGCTGGTTACCGTCGATGCCGCGGTTTCCAATGACTTGTTCTACTTCAATCACTTTCCGCTCCAGTTGAATAACCTGGTGATTACCGCACCGGACAGATCGACCGTGGAACCGGAGAACCAAGCCACGTTGCGCTATCGCAGTGTTTTTGATGTTCCGCTCAAGCAGGAAGGAACCTATCGGATTGCCATTAATAATCACGGATTGTTTGGTAGCTGGGAGGAAAACGGCGAGCGTCGCCGTTGGCGAGGAACCCCGGAAACTTTTGCCAAGCAGGTTCCTGCCGATGCCAAGAATCTCCAGGTCTCTGAAAGCGTCGGACGCGTAGAGACGTTCGTCACCAACGGCGCACCAACCGAAAAGGCTTTCAAATCGACTGGCAAGGGAATTGAACTAGTTCCCGTAACGCACCCCAACGACCTGTATTCCGGAGAAAAAGGTACCTTCCGTTTTCTGGTCGATGGAAAGCCCATGGCCGGCCTGACGGTCGAAGTGATCCAAGGAGGAACTCGCTACCGGGATGCCCAGGAAGAGGTTCACCTAACGACCAACGCTCAGGGAGAATTCACGGTTGAGTGGAAGGAACCAGGTATGTATTGGCTCGAAACTTCGACCCAAGATAGCAATACCCAGATCCCGCAGGCTCAGAACCGACGCCTGAGCTACGCGGCCACCTTCGAAGTGTTGCCACAGTAACATCGGAGCAATGGCAAACATGTGGCCTGATGATTTCCTGGCATCAGGCCACTTGCATGGACGAATCGAACTTGATGAACCTGCTAATCAGCGACCATTGCTGTCTTAGCGGCTGACAGGTGGCACTGCAGGGGCAGAGCGATGCGACGGGGGAAACGCAAACTGGAAAGCCTCGATCATGGCGGGCGGCACAACCGAACCATGGTCTTTGCCCTCGAATTCCTGGTACTTCACTGTCAACGCCTTTGAATCGAGTTGCATGAGACGATTTGCGAATTCTGTTGTTGAGCCAAACTCCCTACTGGCGGGTGTCGGAGCCAATGATGCTGTTGGCCCTGCATTGCCAGCCAATTCCAATTGACCGACTTCGATCAAAAGTTCAACGGGAGACTTCATCTTATCAATATTTTTGGCAAAGGTCTTTTCTTCAGCGAGCAGCGCGTAATCGTTCCACCATCCACTCGGGCTAATAGCAACGTAGGCTTGAAACGCATCAGGCTTAGTGAAAAACGTATGCATTACGAATAGTCCGCCGAAAGAATGGCCTACGATTGCCTGGCGTGCGGAGTTGGCCGAATACTTCTCGGCGATCAGCGGTTTAAGTTCGCCCAGAATGAAGTTTAGAAAATGATCCGCACCGCCTGATTCAGGCCAACCTTCTCCACCACGCGAAGGTGGCAACTTCTCAGGCGAAGCTTTGGTAGTCAGGTCGAATGTACGACGCTTCATATCGAATGTGCCATCGATGGGATAACCAATACCAACAACGAGTGCCCGCGTTTTCGGATCGCGTGAGCGAAGTCGATTCAAACTTGCCGCCAAGGAGAAGTAAGCGTTTGCATCAAGCACATAAAGAACTGGATATCCAGGTGGTGGTGGATCCCCATCTGGCTTCGCGACAAAAATACGGTAGTCTCGTCCATCCTTTGATTTCAGGTCGAAGACTTCTGTGTTTGGGATCCGATATCCCTCTACCGATGCTTGCAAAGGGCCAGCAGGCTGCGTCTGTTGACCTAATACGGTACCCATTGACGGAAGCCCCATCACGAAAACAACACCAGTCAACAACCTCGAAATCAATACAGAACTCATGGATCGAAATGGTCCCAGAAAACACGTTTACTCAGTGTCACAATTTCGACTGACAGTATCTTAGATTGCCAGGCAACACAAGGAGCATACTTTGCGGTAGCCGGTGTTATCACGTTCGATGATGTCAACCAACGTCCCCCTAAAGACAGTGACCTCCGAGTAGCCCCGTTGTAACAGTCGCGCAAGGAAGACGCGTGTCATCCGAGGCGACTTAGCTGTCGTTTTGAGCGACACCGAAAACAACTAAGCACACAAAGCGAGAAGAAAACGATCAATTTCCATTTCCTCACCAGACGACATAACACTGGCAATTTCCGTACCCCGTACATCAATTCTTCGAACACTTCCGTTTTGTAAGTTCTTTCGCCGTACCTTGGAATTCCATTTTCGATGACCAGCTATTCTACCAGTCACATTTTTGTAACCCTGACGATCCTTCTGTTGACGTGTGCTTCTTCATTTGCCGAAGAAGCCAGCGACTATCTCAATGGCCGTGATAAAAACCAAGTCACCTTCCGTGATGCAGGCCGTCATCGCGTGAAGCTGTCGCTAAGCACCGGAGACTACGTCTGTGGCGAAGTCTCTGGGGATGACGTCACGCTAACCTTGACTGACTCTCAACATCGCCACGTTCGACAACTGGCTAGTGGCAGTGGAAACATGTCCTTCATGTTTGTCCTCAACGAACAAGGATCGTTTCAATTTGAATTGACAAATCCGCCAAACTCAGAGGCCACGGTAACCCTGACACGCGTTGTCGCTCGCGCCGATCAGAAGCCCCCCGCCGAAACTCTAGCTAGTCCCCGGCTCAGGCAACTGCAAACGACCTTGGCCAGTGGTGACAACACGAAACAGTTCTGGGATGAAGTCGCTACCCAAGGAACTCCCTTGATCGAGTCAGACGGTGTCACACCTCCTCTTGCCAAAGGGGAACTTCTGCTCACATTCCTCTGGCGCGGTGCCAAAAACAATGTTCGGTTATTCGGAGCTCCCTCGAACGATCATGACGAAATGTTCCACCTGGCTGGCTCGGATGTTTGGTACCGCAGTTACCGCGTGCCAGACACGGCTCGTGTGATCTATCGTATGGCTCCTGATGTCCCAGAGTTGGATGCCTCGGCGTGGCAGCGGCGACGAGCGATTTTGGCGACTGCTCAGCGCGATCCTTTAAACCCGAAGTATCTCCCCGTTTCAGCCGTCGACAAGTTTGCCGGCGAATCGCTCGTAGAACTACCCAATGCCCCAGACCAGCCGTGGCTTGTTAAAAATCCGGAAGTTCCGGCCGGAACGATCGAGCATTGCGAATTCGCAAGTACCATTCTTGGCAACCAACGCCAGATCGTGCTCTACCGCCCCCACGATTATCAGCCGGGAGCGGAAAGCAATTGTCTCATCGTACTGTTCGACGGAGACAAGTATCTAGAACAAGCCGACGTTGCTACGGTTCTAGATAACTTGATTGATGCGAAAAAGATCCCGCCAACCGCAGCGCTACTTATCACGAACCCGAGTAACGAAAGTCGGTCGAAAGAGCTTCCCTGCAATCCCAAGTTTGCGAAGTTTCTCGCCACGGAATTGATGCCATGGGCTCGCGAAAGTGGAATCTATGCCACAGCCCCTCGAACGGTCGTTGCGGGTGCCAGCTATGGCGGGCTCGCCGCTGCCTACGTCGGCATGCAGCATCCAGAGATCTTCGGCAACGTCTACAGTCAGTCAGGTTCATTCTGGTGGTCACCGACCCCGAATACTGATGAACCAGAATGGCTAACTCGCCAATATGTGCAAGCGGATCGACAACCGCTCAGGTTCCATCTGGAAACGGGAACCATGGAAGTAGGACGTGGGAGCATGCCCGGAATTCTTGACACAACAAGGCATCTGCGCGATGTGCTTCAGGCAAAGAGATACAACGTCACCTATCGTGAATACGACAGTGGCCATGGCTATCTCTACTGGCGATTCGCGTTCCCCAACGGAGTCATAGATCTCCTGGCCGCACGCGAAATGGACTAAACGGTAAACTTCATTCCAACGGCACTTGCTTGACCCCAGATCCAGGGAAATCCGCGATCTCCGCGCCAATCGGTCGCTCCCTGAATGTCTGCCTCAGTGAACATTGGTTCTACCCCGCCTGGGGAAGTACCGATATTGGTACACTGCATCCTCCGTGCAGCCCCTCGGGCCTGTTGAACGGCTGGCAACAACAGGGCAATCAAAATGCCGATGATCGCAATAACGACCAGCAACTCGACAAGCGTAAAACACGCTTGCGAACATTGAACTCGTGAAGACGGTTATTCATGGTAGTACGCAAGAGAGCTTGATTGTTGACTTCGGTAGGAATGTCGCCACCTATTCGACGGCAGCAACCGAGTGTTCGGTTTATGCCGTCGCAAATCGTTCATTCACAAACTTCCAATTCACGACGTTCCACCAGGCTTCCACATAGCTTGCCCGCATATTTTGGTACTTCAGGTAGTAGGCATGCTCCCAAACGTCGATTCCCAAAAGTGGTTTCATTCCTTGAGACACAGGCGTATCTTGGTTTGCAGTCGAAGTAACTTCCAGCTTCCCGTCGTTGATAACAAGCCAAGCCCAACCGCTTCCGAATTGTCCACCGGCCTTGGCGGCAAACTCTTTCTGAAAATTCTCAAAACTACCAAACGTTGAGCTGATTGCTTCTCCCACCTTTCCCTTATTCTGTTTTCCACCGCCTGGAGCCATCATTTGCCAGAAGAGCGAATGGTTCAGGTGTCCGCCTCCGTTATTACGGACAGCCGTACGAATCGATTCAGGCACCTCATTCAGTTTCGCCAACAGGGTCGCCACCGGCTTCTTCTGAAGTTCTGGAAAATCGGCCAAGGCTTTGTTCAGATTGTTGACATATCCCTGGTGATGCTTGTCATGGTGAATTTCCATGGTTCGGGCATCAATGTAAGGCTCCAGAGCATCCACCGGATAAGGCAACGACGGAAGGGTTGCCTCGGCAGCCAATACCTGGCGTGAGAAGGAACCTGTTGCCGCCAAGGTTCCAGCAGCCGCTGTAACCTTCAAGAACTCTCTGCGATCAACACTCATTGGAAGACTCCAAAGACTCGGTTTTGCTTAGAAAATGAAAAAAGGGGTAATCGCCCCCCTGATTATCGCGTTCCTTAACTCTCATCACAACTGCATGACGTAAGCCACAAGATCGGTCAATTGTTCAGGCGTAATGTTGTCGACGACGCCATTTGGCATCTGCGATTGCGACTGCTGAGACTTGGCGTCCAGGTCGTCCTCGATGAGTTCCACCTCTTTGCCATCGGCAAGACGAATTGTGATCGTCCCCTCTGCCTCGTTTTGCTCTGTGATCAGGCCCGTGTGGACAATCCCTTCCCAAGTCAGCACCGACCATGTCTCATAGCCTTTCGCGATTTCTGCCGAGGGATCGAGAATAGACTCGACAATCCGTTCCCGAGACAAACGCTTCCCGACTCCCTTCAAGTCTGGCCCGACCGTAGGCTTGCCATTTTGAGAGACGTGGCACGACACACAGGTTTGAGTGGTGAAAAGCAGCTCTCCCTCCTGAGGTACTCCAGGGAGTTCCATCGTACGGGCAAACGCTTCTTCCCGCGGTAGATTCCGTATCCATTGCGATTCATCCACAACGAATTCTTTTTCACCGCTGCCCAACTCCAGCATGTAGTTGGCAACAAGTGCGAGCTTCTCTTCGCCAATGTGGGCCATCGAGGGCATTTGACCGAACTGCTGACGTTTTTTTCCAGGGTGCATTGCCCATTGGACAATTTTCTCGGGATGATCTTTATGGAGCCGATAAATCTCTTGAATGGACGGTGCCGTCTTCTCCAACTCGACCTGATGACAGGAAGAGCAGACCATCTTGTACAACTGCTCTCCATTCATCTCATGTCCCCCGGTGCTGGCAAGAACGGCATTGAACCCTGCGACTTCTTCACGGAATGCCACCGTGCGTTTGCGTACTGCGTCGTTGAAGTCCTTCAACGCGACGTCTCGATACATCTGCCGACCAATGCCCATAGAAAGGGCAACGACCGTAAAGACGAGGAAAATGGGGGCCCATAGTCGCCCGATTCGGGCATCATCAGCATGGATCTCAAGCTTCAATAACCAGAGCAAACCAATTCCCAGACAGGCTCCGATCAGAATCGGTACGACCACATAAGCGTTCATTCCCACATGCGGAAGTATCAACAAAAGAACCGGACCAACCAAGAATTGCGCCATCGTGATGTAATAGGTCAGGCGGTAAAAATGACGCCGCGTTGTCGGCACCGTAAATCCTTTCGGCAACCGCTCGTCTGCCTGTTTCCCGAAGGTTAGCCAGATGCACAGAAACAAAGCTGTCACCGCGACAGACGCGGCCAGAAAGTGAAGGTACCGGAAGAAGACATTCCCGTTGCCAATCGTCAGCGACGAGAAGAATCCCTGCACGTCGTACCAGCGATCGGGATACTGCATCAAGTTGATATTGGCCAAGAAGATGAAAGGGGTCGAAAGGAACAGCACCATGGAACAGATGCCGACCCCCATATGCAGAAGCTTCAGACCTCCGGCGTGCCACTTCTCCCAGGTGTACTTATGGACATAGGTCAACAAAAAGGCCGCAGTTACCAAGGGAACAATTAAGATCCATGCGTGTCCGGTCAACGAGTTAGACGAGTAAAACGTCAACGTGTAGAGCAAATTGATCATCAACAGCGGACCAACGCCGAGTACGACAGCCAAACTTTTGTTGACCGTTACCGATACGGCAATCTGTTCTGCCAGACGATCGAACTTTGGCTCCCTTTTCGAGTAGCCAAGGACTTCGTAGACGACGGCCAGAATGGTTCCTCCCACCATCAAATTCACAAACAAGATATGCAGCAGGAACAGTGGAACGAGCAGTGCTCGCAGCGTCAATTCGTCAATTGGCAAAGGAAGAGGCAGGTCACGCGGCGTGGGCATTTGAGCGATCAAAGTCAAAATATTCATGGCACAAGGCGTTCATGTGAGGTGGGAGATTGGACTAGTCGATACGAGAAACCGTTTCCTTCGTGGTCGACTCAGGATGCGAGCCAGAGGAATTCGTGCTGGGAGGAATCCCCGCAACCTGAACCCCTTCCAGCGCAGAGGGATGATCCTGCAACTCTTTCAAGTAGGTGACCAAGGCATCCGCCTCGGCCGCATTGCCTGGAAATGGCGGCATATAGGGGTGTGACAGGTGCATCCCGCTTAGAAACGTCTTCATTTGCTCCGCATCCCAGGGCTCATTTCCATAAAGCTTTTCGAGCTTGGGAATGATTCCGTTGAACCCATCGGTCGTGTGGCACCTGGAACAGGTAATCACAAACACGTCTCGCCCAGCCAATGATTTGTTTTCTGGTGTCACTTCGTGGACATGGGCATACGCCGCGTAAGGCAGCAAGCCGTTCTTCTGGTAGAACGCGACTTCGTCGACAAGAATCCCGTTCGAATACATGTAGTCGGCGATGACGTATGGCTTACGGATGAATTCGCGTACCCGCTCGAAGTGTCCAAGCAGCGCCAACCCAAATAGAAACGGAACAATCAGAACAAAACGCGGCATCCGTTGTGGAATTAAAGCCCCCGCCAGGGCGGAAAGAGCGATAAATCCAAGTACTCCGACAGCAATCCAGAGGAAAGAGTCTTGCCATTGGGTGAATTGTTGAGTCATCAGGCCTATGGGGATCAAGCCTGACATCGCTTCGGGCACCACCCGCAGATACCACCACGATGCTAAACCAAGCAGCGGCAACCAGGCTAAGGTCCAACACGAAATCAAACGCATCGCCCGATTGCGAAATTCGGAGTCTTTCCGAAACCAAATGCCCAATAAGAAGCCAGCAAAAAGTCCCGCCGTCGCCATAGCAAACGTCGTACGGAAAGCAAGCTGGGGCAGGTATATCGGATTCAGCACAGCCGACCAGAACAGCGAGTCCTCTTTCCAGGCCCCTGAATCCATCATGAACCCAAGAACCGCCACAATGATACTCATCGTCAGCCACGAGAAAATCGAGACTGCGATCCCTAGACATAGGTGCAGACGCTTGGCCCTACCCTCGGTCCATCGATCCCAGGTCAAGTAGTACGCCAGAATCAAGACAACTTCAGTGATAAAGACCAACCACTCGGCGAACCAAGCCCAGAAAAAAACTCGCAGCAGGCTCCCGATAGCGAACGGCGACACGAGTGAAGTTGACAGCCAAATACCAACGCCAGTAAGTGCTCCCAATGACGTAGTGATGACGAAGACGACAAAAGTCATCCGCTTGGCCAATTGGTCCCATTTATGGTCCCCAGTGCGTACCCCCAACCATTCCAAAAGGGTCAGCAGGGGGTAAATCCCAACGGCTAATGGGTGATTAATCGCCACGTGCACAATCGCGATCAAAGCGATCAGCATGCGATTCCCCATCCCGTCGAGGTGAAACATCGGGAAATCCATCGCAAAACCTCGGCAAATTTTGATTCAAGGCAACCCGGACCGCCCGCTCCACCGGCTACGTCCAGCAAACTACACCCACATCGTATCTAATAATGCAAGAATATACATGCGACATTTTGACGCACATATAATGCGAATTGCAAGCACTACTTATTGACATGCGACATTGTTTTGCGGACTATTGCTAATCAACTCTCAATGGAAATGGTACAGAAAGAGCCACATCGACCATTTCTGCCCACCTTTTTGTGGCATCCTGCAATAGCCAAGGAGCGAGTTTTCCTATGCGACAGAATTGGACGGATCAGCAGTACCGAGATGAAGAAAGTCGTCGACGTTTCCTGAAAGAAATTACCGCCCTGACCGGCTGGACGGTCGTTACAGGAGCAACCGCTTTTCAAGGGCCGGTAGAAGCCATCGCTGGCGATAAAGCGAATGCAGACAAGGGGTTTGGCGGAATAAAGGGTCGCATACTTCTGGACGGAGAAGTGCCGGAACGAAAGGAAGTCGATCTCTCAGCCGCCCCCCTGAACGGAGAAGACCTGAAATGGTTTCGATCGATGGGGCCGATCCTCAACGAGGACTGGGTCGTCGATCCTAAAACACATGCAGTCCGATGGGTTTACGTTTGGCTCATCCCGGAAGATAAGAAGGGAAGTCTATCGCCGCACGAGTCACTTGCTGCATTAAATAGCCAGGAAAAGGTAGTCCCGATCGATCAGGAGCCAACCGGCTACGTCCCGCACGCTGTGGCGATCCGTGAAGGTCAAAGCATCCTCATGCGGAACCAGGGGCCAGTGGCTCATGTCTTTAACCTACAAGGCTTTAGCAATCCCAGTAAGAACGTTGCGATGCCTCCCGGAACTGAAATTCCGGTCGCTGGCCTGGTTGCCGAACGAGCTGCGATCAAAATCAGCTGCCCACCCCACCCTTGGGAGCGAATGTCACTACGCGTGTTCGATAATCCCTATTTCGCCGTCACCAATGCGGAAGGGGAATTTGAGTTTAAGATGGTCCCGTCCGGCCCCTGTCGCCTGATCGTATGGCACGAGACATTAGGGTTTCACGGTGGACGAGAAGGACGATACGGATCACTCGTAAATGTGGAAGGAGCTGCGGTGACGGATCTCGGGGAAATCAAAATCAAGACGCAAACCGCTTGAGAGATTGAGTTTATTGCACCTCCAGTTTTCAGCTACTGAGTTGCGATGCTCTCTTGAGAACTTAGAAACAAGGCCTCACTTTTCCATAAATTGTGAATT
The Blastopirellula marina genome window above contains:
- a CDS encoding PepSY-associated TM helix domain-containing protein produces the protein MRQMIQWHWISSAICLVGMLLFTITGITLNHPTEITVEPEITNLSAELPENLVKSLKSMPIAGDDPLPAQLSQWLGKQFKRSIGSRPAEWSEEEIYLSMQGPGSDAWLAIDRTSGFVEYEHTNRGWISYFNDLHKGRNTGVTWKWFIDVFAIATLVFCITGLFLLYFHARHRRMTWPLVTLGLIIPLLLAMLLIH
- a CDS encoding ABC transporter ATP-binding protein — protein: MANVIWVNDMDTDGVIPLSARNLTKLFHQGDHVVEALKNVSLEIQRGSFVAVMGPSGSGKSTLMHLMAGLTRCDEGEILVDGQDISQMNDGRLTHFRREKIGLVFQSFNLIPTLTAEDNITLPLFASGRTGDVKESLDKLLDRLGIAARRKHRPDALSGGEQQRVAIARALITDPAIVLADEPTGSLDTTTGKGICQILSELCTEQQRTIVVVTHEPAVAIWAKRVIVLKDGHMIDDFETAQFPDALSLATHYQNALDASEAAV
- a CDS encoding alpha/beta hydrolase; translated protein: MGTVLGQQTQPAGPLQASVEGYRIPNTEVFDLKSKDGRDYRIFVAKPDGDPPPPGYPVLYVLDANAYFSLAASLNRLRSRDPKTRALVVGIGYPIDGTFDMKRRTFDLTTKASPEKLPPSRGGEGWPESGGADHFLNFILGELKPLIAEKYSANSARQAIVGHSFGGLFVMHTFFTKPDAFQAYVAISPSGWWNDYALLAEEKTFAKNIDKMKSPVELLIEVGQLELAGNAGPTASLAPTPASREFGSTTEFANRLMQLDSKALTVKYQEFEGKDHGSVVPPAMIEAFQFAFPPSHRSAPAVPPVSR
- a CDS encoding DUF4198 domain-containing protein, which gives rise to MLRSFFPAIAILVCLPLSAFAHKVWLLPSQTVLSGTEPLVTVDAAVSNDLFYFNHFPLQLNNLVITAPDRSTVEPENQATLRYRSVFDVPLKQEGTYRIAINNHGLFGSWEENGERRRWRGTPETFAKQVPADAKNLQVSESVGRVETFVTNGAPTEKAFKSTGKGIELVPVTHPNDLYSGEKGTFRFLVDGKPMAGLTVEVIQGGTRYRDAQEEVHLTTNAQGEFTVEWKEPGMYWLETSTQDSNTQIPQAQNRRLSYAATFEVLPQ
- a CDS encoding DUF2271 domain-containing protein; this encodes MLSKRPLILFVLSLSLLVLQPVYAAEMMVSVEIPRLKVSEYHRPYVAVWIQDENRKVAANLAVWYQMDSPGDEVGTKWLPDLRQWWRRTGRSLDLPVDGVSGATRPAGTHDLEFSKSDKQLSKLKPGKYTLIVEAAREVGGRELLEIPFNWPAEKPFQDEVRGKEELGKVSLTIQP
- a CDS encoding DUF1559 domain-containing protein translates to MRRGAGFTLVELLVVIAIIGILIALLLPAVQQAREAARRMSCTNNLKQLGLATHNYADTYAQVFPNAGFSDPRGYPNDYSPLAKILPYIEQENLQDLIDFSFYLGHPRFGLPVEVHNIVKYPVDTLLCPSAPGEAVHLTTSGSDTIEVAGANYGINAGNGLDYASDKNVFHPSFAANNGLCWVDAKVKFASITDGTTNTVLWSESPIGPGDDPASATPLQDPRLYRASIDTDILSYGQSANAGGIDSVSSNITGWQGRRFFSWLRGCDPSGPLLCGLLSPNNSAPDPTGGSAKANAARSFHTGGVNVCLADGSVRFIPDTINIDTWHALWSRDGGEVVSGL
- the fes gene encoding enterochelin esterase produces the protein MTSYSTSHIFVTLTILLLTCASSFAEEASDYLNGRDKNQVTFRDAGRHRVKLSLSTGDYVCGEVSGDDVTLTLTDSQHRHVRQLASGSGNMSFMFVLNEQGSFQFELTNPPNSEATVTLTRVVARADQKPPAETLASPRLRQLQTTLASGDNTKQFWDEVATQGTPLIESDGVTPPLAKGELLLTFLWRGAKNNVRLFGAPSNDHDEMFHLAGSDVWYRSYRVPDTARVIYRMAPDVPELDASAWQRRRAILATAQRDPLNPKYLPVSAVDKFAGESLVELPNAPDQPWLVKNPEVPAGTIEHCEFASTILGNQRQIVLYRPHDYQPGAESNCLIVLFDGDKYLEQADVATVLDNLIDAKKIPPTAALLITNPSNESRSKELPCNPKFAKFLATELMPWARESGIYATAPRTVVAGASYGGLAAAYVGMQHPEIFGNVYSQSGSFWWSPTPNTDEPEWLTRQYVQADRQPLRFHLETGTMEVGRGSMPGILDTTRHLRDVLQAKRYNVTYREYDSGHGYLYWRFAFPNGVIDLLAAREMD